A genomic stretch from Setaria italica strain Yugu1 chromosome VII, Setaria_italica_v2.0, whole genome shotgun sequence includes:
- the LOC101772501 gene encoding E3 ubiquitin-protein ligase ATL41, with product MSSSSSSLARYDANVLLAAVAALSGAVAFVAALHLYARCLLQRRVALAEGNPRVLVLRRPPPDDYELEVVVRAGGHGACGQGAAGLDAKTLRALPVFMWESSNVTAAEHDGQCAVCLGEMEDGELGRLLPACSHMFHVECIDAWLGVSSTCPVCRTVAAAAALAATVPVAPDD from the coding sequence atgtcatcgtcgtcgtcgtcgcttgCTCGTTACGACGCCAACGTCCTGCTGGCCGCGGTGGCCGCGCTCTCCGGGGCGGTGGCCTTCGTCGCCGCGCTCCACCTCTACGCGCGGTGCCTCCTGCAGCGGCGCGTCGCCCTCGCGGAGGGCAACCCCCGCGTGCTCGTGctgcggcgcccgccgccggacgACTACGAGCTGGAGGTCGTCGTCCGCGCCGGTGGTCACGGCGCGTGCGGCCAGGgcgccgccgggctggacgCTAAGACGCTGCGCGCGCTGCCGGTGTTCATGTGGGAATCGTCCAACGTCACCGCGGCGGAGCACGACGGGCAGTGCGCGGTGTGCCTGGGGGAGATGGAGGACGGCGAGCTGGGGAGGCTGCTCCCGGCGTGCAGCCACATGTTCCACGTTGAGTGCATCGACGCGTGGCTCGGGGTGAGCTCGACGTGCCCGGTGTGCCGGacggtcgcggcggcggcggctctggcTGCCACCGTGCCCGTGGCACCCGATGACTAG